One part of the Ornithodoros turicata isolate Travis chromosome 2, ASM3712646v1, whole genome shotgun sequence genome encodes these proteins:
- the LOC135386279 gene encoding P2X purinoceptor 7-like — MDDFEVPPEYRHLMPLSLWEIRTLRRCAAQKTRPYGDTPVMPAQVQFAGVRDSDRAAAATKRKRRDSAAEWCTCGSCRSMDTGREDVCCRDVPAAMQKMPVGCVATAAEFQASCLTEIVVQLALQMLENQGVFRNTPLHERYRHVAYKQCASWLWGRLEEGDRRVLPSCVVWAIRDKFPSTFYTGFKPAQ, encoded by the exons ATGGACGACTTCGAGGTCCCGCCAGAGTACCGGCATCTAATGCCTCTTTCCCTTTGGGAAATTCGCACACTGCGGCGGTGTGCGGCACAAAAAACACGGCCGTACGGCGATACCCCTGTGATGCCGGCACAGGTTCAGTTTGCCGGCGTCCGCGACAGCGACCGCGCGGCCGCCGCTACGAAGCGAAAACGCCGAGACAGCGCGGCCGAGTG GTGCACATGCGGTTCGTGCCGCTCAATGGACACGGGACGCGAAGACGTCTGCTGTCGGGACGTGCCGGCAGCAATGCAAAAAATGCCCGTGGGGTGCGTCGCAACAGCCGCAGAATTTCAGGCGTCGTGCCTCACAGAAATTGTGGTGCAATTAGCACTGCAGATGCTTGAAAACCAGGGAGTTTTCAGGAACACCCCACTGCATGA GAGATACCGCCATGTTGCCTACAAACAATGTGCATCGTGGCTTTGGGGGCGCCTCGAAGAGGGAGATAGGCGTGTGCTGCCATCCTGCGTAGTGTGGGCCATCCGGGACAAGTTTCCGTCTACGTTTTATACAGGGTTCAAACCTGCACAATAG
- the LOC135386278 gene encoding uncharacterized protein LOC135386278, with the protein MVLASQPGNEESSHASETVCASPALLSPNASQHGNEESSHASETVRASPGFLSPDLDTTPPNILECMNCGCKQLKSTCSTEEKGTQYSPPKESRWTQTVLTKTRTTGTQANRNVAALQTSCTQTSEELCQTQLQDSGLPWQSMQTSCNRTSEEPHQANQQDTAVQWEPKRCSTPVMDVTESSIGDTENPADTTYVPSNDSVLSDRHQYRSVDPQEEPKYIVFESKLKELFRVCTTCLSPCTSSFSCVGSLLRVKCYCPDGHIFCWESQPYIANKPAGNVLLSAAILFSGASPIPTLRMLQLINVKAICDNTFFCYQRGYLLPAITEVWIQHQATLLVEMQGRRINLAADGRCDSPGHNAKYLSYNFYNWELNKVIHTVQVQSNEVASSYHMELEALKRGLEELKDFNVAVDTLTTDRHASVRKYMRTSYPTVKHQFDVWHVSKGIRKKLMSASKTKGCEALELWTKPVVNHLYFCVTHCEGDTEQALSMWKSLNNHACNVHEGHEGSYTRCLHPLLDDTKRPWLIPGSQPQKKLASITLSKYLLKDIPSLSPDVQTSSLEAFHSLLIRFAPKSVGYGPKTMKCRTYLGILHFNENSARAHAFTEDGELRYLLKRSKVYSGEYVALPIKEEPTFNYVHKLLKKVVELCDRWPTFDAAWAANPPEELPSLTSSQPPMDKQALIEARQHRLRPCACCLCCKTPGLNPV; encoded by the exons ATGGTTCTT GCTTCCCAACCTGGTAACGAAGAAAGCAGCCACGCATCTGAAACAGTGTGTGCTTCCCCTGCACTTCTGTCTCCCAAT GCTTCCCAACATGGTAACGAAGAAAGCAGCCACGCATCTGAAACAGTGCGTGCTTCCCCTGGATTTCTGTCTCCCGAT CTCGACACGACCCCTCCAAACATCCTGGAGTGCATGAACTGTGGATGCAAGCAGCTCAAAAGCACATGTTCAACCGAAGAGAAAGGCACACAGTATTCTCCACCGAAGGAGTCAAGATGGACTCAAACAGTACTTACGAAGACTAGAACAACTG GCACACAAGCAAATCGTAATGTTGCGGCGCTGCAGACATCATGTACTCAGACAAGTGAAGAGCTTTGTCAAACTCAGCTACAGGACAGTGGGCTTCCTTGGCAGTCAATGCAAACATCCTGCAACCGGACAAGTGAGGAGCCCCATCAAGCTAACCAACAAGACACCGCAGTGCAATGGGAACCAAAGCGTTGTTCCACACCAGTTATGGACGTGACAGAGAGCAGTATCGGTGACACCGAAAACCCAGCAGACACTACATATGTACCGAGTAACGACAGTGTTCTCAG TGACCGCCATCAATACCGGTCTGTGGATCCACAGGAGGAGCCAAAATACATAGTGTTTGAAAGCAAACTGAAGGAACTCTTTCGTGTATGTACCACATGTTTGAGTCCATGCACTTCGTCATTCAGCTGTGTCGGATCCCTGCTTCGAGTGAAGTGCTACTGTCCAGATGGCCACATTTTCTGTTGGGAAAGCCAGCCGTACATAGCCAATAAGCCTGCTGGGAATGTGCTTTTGTCAGCTGCCATTCTATTCAGCGGAGCCAGCCCAATACCAACACTGCGTATGCTTCAACTGATAAATGTCAAG GCCATCTGTGACAACACATTTTTCTGCTACCAGCGAGGCTACCTTCTTCCCGCAATAACAGAG GTATGGATACAACACCAAGCCACACTCCTGGTTGAGATGCAGGGCAGGAGAATCAACTTAGCTGCTGACGGACGGTGTGATTCACCTGGACATAATGCAAAATACCTTTCCTACAACTTCTACAACTGGGAGTTGAACAAAGTCATCCACACTGTCCAGGTCCAG TCCAATGAAGTGGCGTCAAGCTACCACATGGAGCTGGAAGCATTGAAACGTGGGCTGGAAGAGCTGAAAGACTTCAATGTTGCGGTAGACACCCTAACAACAGATAGGCATGCCAGTGTCAGAAAATACATGCGCACATCATATCCAACTGTGAAGCATCAGTTTGATGTTTGGCATGTCTCCAAAG GCATCCGCAAGAAGCTCATGAGTGCGAGCAAGACAAAGGGGTGTGAAGCACTTGAGCTGTGGACAAAGCCTGTTGTCAACCACCTTTACTTCTGTGTCACTCACTGTGAAGGGGACACAGAGCAAGCTCTCTCAATGTGGAAGAGCCTCAACAACCATGCTTGCAATGTCCATGAGGGTCACGAGGGTTCTTACACGCGCTGTTTGCACCCTCTCCTCGACGACACGAAGCGACCATGGCTCATTCCTG GATCACAGCCGCAGAAAAAGCTAGCCAGTATAACATTGTCAAAGTACCTCCTCAAGGACATCCCGAGCCTTTCTCCTGATGTGCAGACTTCAAGCTTGGAGGCATTCCACAGCCTCCTCATCAGGTTTGCTCCAAAGTCTGTTGGGTATGGCCCCAAAACCATGAAGTGCAG GACATATCTCGGAATCCTGCATTTCAATGAGAACTCTGCCAGGGCGCATGCTTTCACGGAGGACGGGGAACTACGCTATCTCCTGAAACGGTCCAAGGTGTACTCTGGAGAGTATGTTGCACTGCCCATCAAGGAGGAGCCTACCTTCA ACTATGTGCACAAGCTTCTCAAGAAAGTGGTAGAGCTGTGCGATAGGTGGCCTACGTTTGATGCAGCATGGGCTGCAAACCCTCCTGAGGAGCTCCCCAGCCTGACAAGCAGCCAGCCCCCCATGGATAAGCAGGCACTGATAGAGGCCAGGCAACACCGCTTACGGCCTTGTGCATGCTGCCTGTGCTGCAAAACTCCAG GTTTGAACCCTGTATAA